A genomic window from Pseudogulbenkiania sp. MAI-1 includes:
- the rho gene encoding transcription termination factor Rho, whose product MHLSDLKHLPVTELVEKAIANEIDGANRLRKQDLIFALLKNQAKKGESIFGDGTLEVLPDGFGFLRSPDTSYLAGPDDIYVSPSQIRRFNLHTGDSIEGEIRTPKDGERYFALVKVDKVNGGPPENAKHKILFENLTPLFPTERLVLERDIRAEENITSRVIDLIAPIGKGQRGLLVAPPKSGKTVMLQNLAHAITANHPEVELIVLLIDERPEEVTEMTRSVRGEVVSSTFDEPATRHVQVAEMVIEKAKRLVEHKKDVVILLDSITRLARAYNTVIPASGKVLTGGVDANALQRPKRFFGAARNVEEGGSLTIIATALIDTGSRMDDVIYEEFKGTGNMEIHLDRRMAEKRIFPAININRSGTRREELLIPQDQLQRIWVLRKLLYPMDDLEAMEFLQDKMRATKSNLAFFDSMRR is encoded by the coding sequence ATGCACCTATCTGACCTTAAACACCTTCCTGTTACCGAACTCGTTGAAAAGGCCATTGCCAACGAGATCGACGGCGCCAACCGCCTGCGCAAGCAAGACCTGATTTTCGCCCTGCTGAAGAACCAGGCCAAGAAAGGCGAGAGCATTTTTGGCGATGGTACGCTGGAAGTGCTGCCGGACGGCTTCGGTTTCCTGCGCAGCCCGGATACCTCGTACCTGGCCGGCCCGGACGACATCTATGTCAGCCCCAGCCAGATCCGCCGCTTCAACCTGCACACCGGCGACTCGATCGAAGGCGAAATCCGCACGCCGAAGGACGGCGAACGCTATTTTGCGCTGGTGAAAGTCGACAAGGTCAACGGTGGGCCGCCGGAAAACGCCAAGCACAAGATCCTGTTCGAGAACCTGACGCCGTTGTTTCCAACCGAGCGCCTGGTGTTGGAGCGCGATATCCGTGCCGAAGAGAACATCACCAGCCGGGTGATCGACCTGATCGCCCCGATCGGCAAGGGCCAGCGCGGCCTCTTGGTCGCTCCGCCGAAGTCGGGCAAGACGGTGATGCTGCAGAACCTGGCCCATGCCATCACCGCCAATCATCCGGAAGTCGAGCTGATCGTGCTCCTGATTGACGAGCGTCCGGAAGAAGTGACCGAGATGACCCGTTCGGTACGCGGTGAAGTGGTGTCGTCCACCTTCGACGAACCGGCCACTCGTCACGTGCAGGTTGCCGAGATGGTGATCGAGAAGGCCAAGCGCCTGGTCGAGCACAAGAAGGACGTGGTGATCCTGCTCGATTCGATCACGCGTCTGGCGCGTGCCTACAACACTGTGATCCCGGCCTCCGGCAAGGTGCTGACCGGCGGTGTCGACGCCAACGCCCTGCAGCGCCCGAAGCGCTTCTTCGGCGCCGCGCGCAACGTGGAAGAGGGCGGTTCGCTGACCATCATCGCCACCGCGCTGATCGACACCGGTTCGCGCATGGACGACGTGATCTACGAGGAATTCAAGGGCACCGGCAACATGGAGATCCACCTCGACCGCCGCATGGCCGAGAAGCGGATCTTCCCGGCGATCAACATCAACCGCTCCGGCACCCGCCGCGAAGAGCTGCTGATTCCGCAGGACCAGCTGCAGCGCATCTGGGTGCTGCGCAAGCTCCTGTACCCGATGGACGACCTCGAGGCGATGGAATTCCTGCAGGACAAGATGCGCGCGACCAAGAGCAATCTT
- the trxA gene encoding thioredoxin TrxA gives MSDLIQHVTDDSFEQDVLKAQGPVLVDYWAEWCGPCKMIAPILDEVSKEYDGRLKVVKLNIDQNEQTPPKFGIRGIPTLMIFKDGNVVATKVGALAKSQLTAFIDSHI, from the coding sequence ATGAGCGATCTGATCCAGCACGTGACCGACGATTCTTTTGAACAGGACGTACTGAAGGCCCAGGGCCCGGTGCTGGTCGACTACTGGGCCGAATGGTGCGGCCCGTGCAAGATGATCGCCCCGATTCTGGACGAAGTGTCCAAAGAGTATGACGGCCGCCTGAAAGTGGTGAAACTGAACATCGACCAGAACGAGCAGACCCCGCCGAAATTCGGCATCCGCGGCATCCCGACCCTGATGATCTTCAAGGATGGCAACGTGGTGGCCACCAAGGTCGGCGCGCTCGCCAAGAGCCAACTGACGGCGTTTATTGACAGCCACATCTAA
- a CDS encoding ABC transporter ATP-binding protein produces MDPLLSVENLHARFGHSDAVRGVSFTVRAGEKVALVGESGSGKTVTAQALMRLNPDVTLSGAIRFNGEELLGQPERRLRQLRGREMAMIFQEPMSALNPVYTVGNQIIETLSQHFGLPPREARQQAIELLARTGIPDPETKVDAYPFQLSGGQRQRAMIAMALACQPKLLIADEPTTALDVTVQAQILALLDELQRDLGMAVLFITHDLNLVRRFADRVAVMRNGEVVEAGTVAEVFGQPAHPYTRELLASRPDTLTETSDQAAPRLRAEAIRVSFSRRRGWFGKTVTQVVHGVDLSVAAGRTLGIVGESGSGKTTLGLALMRLIEAEGQITLDATRLDTLRGQALRASRRDYQVVFQDPFASLSPRLTVGQIVGEGVALHFPELDEAARRQRVLDTLTEVGLAADSVDRYPHEFSGGQRQRIAIARALVLRPKLMLLDEPTSALDATLQKQVLQLLRRLQHKYGLSYLFISHDLAVIRAVAHEVIVLKDGKVVEAGPTRQVFEAPAQSYTRALLAAALLGS; encoded by the coding sequence ATGGACCCACTGCTGTCGGTAGAAAACCTGCATGCCCGCTTCGGCCACAGCGACGCCGTGCGCGGCGTGAGCTTCACCGTGCGCGCCGGCGAGAAGGTGGCGCTGGTGGGCGAATCCGGCTCCGGCAAGACCGTCACCGCGCAGGCACTGATGCGCCTCAACCCGGACGTGACGCTGTCCGGCGCCATCCGCTTCAACGGCGAAGAACTGCTGGGCCAGCCAGAGCGCCGGCTGCGCCAGCTGCGCGGGCGCGAGATGGCGATGATCTTCCAGGAGCCGATGTCGGCGCTCAACCCGGTGTACACCGTCGGCAACCAGATCATCGAGACCTTGAGCCAGCACTTCGGCCTGCCGCCGCGTGAGGCCAGACAGCAGGCCATCGAACTGCTGGCGCGCACCGGCATTCCCGACCCGGAAACCAAGGTCGACGCCTATCCCTTCCAGCTCTCCGGCGGCCAGCGCCAGCGCGCCATGATCGCTATGGCGCTGGCCTGCCAGCCCAAGCTGCTGATCGCCGACGAACCGACCACCGCGCTCGACGTCACGGTGCAGGCGCAGATTCTCGCCCTGCTCGACGAGCTGCAGCGCGATCTTGGCATGGCGGTGCTGTTCATCACCCACGACCTCAACCTGGTGCGGCGCTTCGCCGACCGCGTGGCGGTGATGAGGAACGGCGAGGTGGTCGAAGCGGGGACGGTGGCCGAGGTGTTCGGCCAGCCGGCCCATCCCTACACGCGCGAGCTCTTGGCGAGCCGGCCGGATACCCTGACGGAAACCTCAGACCAGGCCGCGCCGCGGCTGCGGGCCGAGGCGATCCGCGTATCGTTCAGCCGCCGCCGCGGCTGGTTCGGCAAGACCGTGACGCAGGTGGTGCACGGCGTGGACCTCAGCGTGGCCGCCGGCCGTACCCTCGGCATCGTCGGCGAATCCGGCTCCGGCAAGACCACGCTGGGGCTCGCGCTGATGCGGCTGATCGAGGCGGAAGGGCAGATCACCCTCGACGCCACCCGGCTCGACACGCTGCGCGGACAGGCCCTGCGCGCCTCGCGCCGCGACTACCAGGTGGTATTCCAGGACCCGTTCGCTTCGCTGTCGCCGCGTCTGACCGTCGGCCAGATCGTCGGCGAGGGCGTGGCGCTGCACTTTCCCGAACTCGACGAGGCGGCGCGGCGCCAGCGCGTGCTCGACACCCTCACCGAAGTCGGCCTCGCCGCCGACAGCGTCGACCGTTACCCGCATGAGTTCTCCGGCGGCCAGCGCCAGCGCATCGCCATCGCCCGCGCCCTGGTGCTGCGTCCCAAGCTGATGCTGCTCGACGAGCCGACCAGTGCGCTCGATGCCACGCTGCAAAAGCAGGTGCTGCAGCTGCTGCGCCGGCTGCAGCACAAGTACGGGCTGAGTTACCTGTTCATCAGCCACGACCTGGCGGTGATCCGCGCCGTGGCGCACGAGGTCATCGTGCTCAAGGACGGGAAGGTGGTCGAGGCCGGGCCGACCCGCCAGGTATTCGAGGCACCGGCTCAATCCTATACCCGTGCGTTGCTGGCGGCTGCCTTGCTGGGGTCTTGA
- a CDS encoding ABC transporter permease codes for MSLTPSQRAWRRFKANRRGYVSLWLFAILFVLTLGAELLSNDRPLVVRYQGEFYYPVLFDYNETVFGGDFDTPADYLDPYIRDRLSANGNFAVFAPNPYSYNTLNYFAEAPNPAAPSAANLLGTDDRGRDVLARLIYGFRLSVLFALALTAVGTLVGVLLGGLQGYFGGRLDLALQRVIEIWGSLPELYLLIILSSFFNPSLTLLLVLLALFGWMGLADYVRAEFLKNRQMDYVLAARSLGLANRQIMWRHVLPNSLTPVLAFLPFRVSGAILALTSLDFLGLGVPATTPSLGEMLAQGKDNLDAWWIALSTFTVLTVTLLLLIFIGEGLRAALDTRKG; via the coding sequence ATGAGTCTGACCCCGTCGCAACGCGCCTGGCGCCGCTTCAAGGCCAATCGCCGCGGCTACGTCAGCCTGTGGCTGTTCGCCATCCTGTTCGTGCTGACGCTGGGGGCCGAGCTGCTGTCCAACGACCGGCCGCTCGTGGTGCGCTACCAGGGCGAGTTCTATTACCCGGTGCTGTTCGACTACAACGAGACGGTGTTCGGCGGCGATTTCGACACGCCGGCCGATTACCTCGACCCCTACATCCGCGATCGGCTCTCCGCCAACGGCAACTTCGCCGTGTTCGCGCCCAACCCCTACAGCTACAACACGCTCAACTACTTCGCCGAGGCCCCGAACCCGGCGGCGCCGTCCGCCGCCAACCTGCTCGGCACCGACGACCGCGGGCGCGACGTGCTGGCGCGGCTGATCTACGGTTTCCGGCTGTCGGTGCTGTTCGCGCTGGCGCTGACCGCGGTCGGCACGCTGGTCGGCGTGCTGCTGGGGGGCTTGCAGGGTTACTTCGGCGGCCGGCTCGACCTCGCGCTGCAGCGCGTGATCGAGATCTGGGGCAGCCTGCCGGAACTCTACCTCTTGATTATCCTGTCGTCGTTCTTCAACCCCAGCCTGACGCTGCTCTTGGTGCTGCTGGCGTTGTTCGGTTGGATGGGGCTCGCCGACTACGTGCGCGCCGAGTTCCTGAAAAACCGCCAGATGGACTACGTGCTGGCGGCGCGCTCGCTCGGGCTCGCCAACCGCCAGATCATGTGGCGCCACGTGCTGCCCAACAGCCTGACGCCAGTACTGGCCTTCCTGCCGTTCCGCGTCAGCGGCGCCATCCTGGCGCTGACCAGCCTCGACTTCCTCGGCCTGGGTGTGCCGGCCACCACGCCGAGCCTTGGCGAAATGCTGGCCCAGGGCAAGGACAACCTCGACGCCTGGTGGATCGCGCTGTCCACCTTCACCGTACTGACCGTCACGCTGCTGTTGCTGATCTTCATCGGCGAGGGGCTGCGCGCGGCACTCGATACACGCAAGGGCTGA
- a CDS encoding microcin C ABC transporter permease YejB gives MWHYILKRLLLMIPTLVGILAITFAIIQFVPGGPIEQMVQQLTHTGVAGEAAQGGGSPFKGRTGLSPEEIAALKAQYGFDKPALERFGDMLVKFARFDLGESFFHHESVWGLIVSKLPVSMSIGLWSFFITYLVCIPLGVSKAVRDGSPFDLFTSTVILVGYAIPGFVLGVALLVLFGGGSFWQLFPLRGLVSENWADLGLVDKVLDYLWHITLPVTASVVGNLAVMTILTKNVFLEEIRRQYVYTARAKGLSERRILYKHVFRNALIPLITGFPSAFIGAFFSGSLLIETLFSLDGLGLLSYESVIRRDYPVVMGSLYLFTLMGLVAKLLSDLSYVLVDPRVSFEEGGQ, from the coding sequence ATGTGGCACTACATTCTGAAGCGCTTGCTGCTGATGATCCCGACGCTGGTGGGCATCCTCGCCATCACCTTCGCCATCATCCAGTTCGTGCCGGGCGGACCGATCGAGCAGATGGTGCAGCAGCTGACTCACACCGGCGTCGCCGGCGAGGCGGCACAGGGCGGCGGCAGTCCGTTCAAGGGCCGTACCGGCCTGAGCCCGGAGGAGATCGCCGCGCTGAAGGCACAATACGGCTTCGACAAGCCGGCGCTGGAGCGCTTCGGGGACATGCTGGTGAAGTTCGCCCGCTTCGATCTGGGCGAGAGCTTCTTCCACCACGAGTCGGTGTGGGGGCTGATCGTCTCCAAGCTGCCGGTGTCGATGAGCATCGGGCTGTGGAGCTTCTTCATCACCTATCTGGTCTGCATTCCCCTGGGCGTCAGCAAGGCGGTACGCGACGGCTCGCCGTTCGATCTCTTCACCAGCACCGTGATCCTGGTGGGCTACGCCATTCCCGGCTTCGTGCTGGGGGTGGCGCTCTTGGTGCTGTTCGGCGGCGGCAGCTTCTGGCAGTTGTTCCCGCTGCGCGGGCTGGTCAGCGAGAATTGGGCCGACCTCGGCCTCGTCGACAAGGTGCTCGACTACCTGTGGCACATCACGCTGCCGGTGACCGCCTCGGTGGTCGGCAACCTGGCGGTGATGACGATCCTGACCAAGAACGTGTTCCTCGAGGAAATCCGCCGCCAGTACGTCTACACCGCGCGCGCCAAGGGCCTGTCGGAGCGGCGCATCCTGTACAAGCACGTGTTCCGCAATGCGCTGATTCCGCTGATCACCGGCTTTCCGTCGGCCTTCATCGGCGCCTTCTTCAGTGGCAGCCTGCTGATCGAGACGCTGTTCTCGCTCGACGGGCTGGGGCTGTTGTCATATGAGTCGGTGATCCGCCGCGACTACCCGGTGGTGATGGGCTCGCTCTACCTGTTCACGCTGATGGGCCTGGTGGCCAAGCTGCTGTCCGATCTGTCCTACGTGCTGGTCGACCCGCGTGTCAGCTTCGAGGAGGGCGGGCAATGA
- a CDS encoding extracellular solute-binding protein, whose amino-acid sequence MRILLLIGVMGVFLTRLAVAAPALALGYAPKYPPNFAHFDYVNPAAPKGGRLVLPALGSFDTLNPFTLKGDKEAGVGALLVETLMTQGEEEPFTVYGLLADDIRLADDGLSVSFHLNPRARFSNGDKVTAEDVKFSFDTLTRDPTASPSYRFYWADVARAVVLDAANVRFDFKRRNAELHLIIAQLPVFSRKWLPPGTKLGDRVQAPPIGSGPYLLEQYDLGKFSRFRRNPAYWAANEPVRRGMYNFDTILYRYYKDETARLEAFKAGEFDLSVENVAKQWARGYLGSKFEDGRIVKKTLPHGSSAGMQGFVFNLRRPLFRDKRVREALALAFDFEWTNRQLFYGQYRRSASYFTNSELAATGLPGPDELALLNPLRNKLDPEVFGPAVEPPQVSGRYGVRTNLRQARQLLYQAGWRYEGGRLVDKQGRPFEFEFLSYSRTYERIVASWQKHLAKLGITLTVRVVDPAIYQRRLNDFDYDTTVVVYGASQSPGNEQLGFHGSEAARTPGSSNWAGVADPAVDALLQNFLRFKTRSDLIAASRALDRVLRAGRYVVPNWHIPYHRAAWWNRFGQPARLPRYYDATSWAIETWWVKPQEAR is encoded by the coding sequence ATGCGTATTTTGCTGCTGATTGGGGTGATGGGGGTGTTCCTGACCCGGCTGGCCGTGGCTGCGCCAGCGCTGGCGCTGGGTTACGCGCCCAAGTATCCGCCGAACTTTGCCCATTTCGATTACGTCAACCCGGCCGCGCCCAAGGGCGGGCGGCTGGTGTTGCCGGCACTGGGCAGTTTCGACACGCTCAATCCGTTCACGCTGAAGGGGGACAAGGAAGCCGGGGTCGGGGCGCTGTTGGTGGAGACGCTGATGACCCAGGGCGAGGAGGAGCCGTTCACCGTGTACGGCCTGCTCGCCGACGATATCCGGCTGGCCGACGACGGGCTGTCGGTGAGCTTCCATCTCAATCCGCGTGCAAGGTTTTCCAATGGCGACAAGGTCACGGCTGAGGACGTGAAGTTCTCGTTCGATACGCTGACGCGCGACCCGACCGCCTCGCCGTCCTACCGCTTCTACTGGGCCGACGTGGCACGCGCCGTGGTGCTCGACGCCGCCAACGTTCGCTTCGATTTCAAGCGCCGCAATGCCGAGCTGCACCTGATCATCGCCCAGTTACCGGTGTTCTCGCGCAAGTGGCTGCCTCCCGGCACCAAGCTGGGGGACCGCGTGCAGGCGCCGCCGATCGGCTCCGGCCCCTACCTGCTGGAGCAGTATGACTTGGGCAAGTTCTCGCGCTTCCGCCGCAACCCGGCCTACTGGGCGGCCAACGAGCCGGTGCGGCGCGGGATGTACAACTTCGACACCATCCTCTACCGCTACTACAAGGACGAGACGGCGCGGCTCGAGGCGTTCAAGGCCGGCGAATTCGACCTGTCGGTGGAGAACGTCGCCAAGCAGTGGGCGCGCGGCTACCTGGGCAGCAAGTTCGAGGACGGCCGCATCGTCAAGAAGACCCTGCCGCACGGCAGCTCGGCCGGCATGCAGGGCTTCGTGTTCAACCTGAGACGGCCGCTGTTCCGCGACAAGCGCGTGCGCGAGGCGCTGGCGCTGGCGTTCGACTTCGAGTGGACCAACCGCCAGCTGTTCTACGGCCAGTACCGGCGCAGCGCCAGCTACTTCACCAACAGCGAATTGGCAGCCACGGGGCTGCCGGGGCCGGACGAGCTGGCGCTGCTGAATCCGCTGCGTAACAAGCTCGACCCCGAGGTGTTCGGCCCGGCGGTCGAACCGCCGCAGGTGTCCGGCCGCTACGGCGTGCGCACCAACCTGCGCCAGGCGCGCCAACTGCTCTATCAGGCCGGCTGGCGCTACGAGGGCGGGCGGCTGGTGGACAAACAAGGCCGACCGTTCGAATTCGAGTTCCTGTCCTACTCGCGTACCTACGAGCGCATTGTCGCCTCTTGGCAGAAGCATCTGGCCAAACTCGGCATCACGCTGACGGTGCGCGTGGTCGACCCGGCCATCTACCAGCGCCGCCTGAACGATTTCGACTACGACACCACGGTGGTGGTATACGGCGCGAGCCAGAGCCCGGGCAACGAGCAGCTGGGCTTTCACGGCAGCGAGGCGGCGCGTACGCCCGGTTCGAGCAACTGGGCCGGCGTGGCCGACCCGGCGGTCGACGCGCTGTTGCAGAACTTCCTGCGCTTCAAGACCCGCAGCGACCTGATCGCCGCCAGCCGGGCGCTCGACCGCGTGCTGCGCGCCGGCCGTTACGTGGTGCCGAACTGGCACATTCCCTATCACCGTGCGGCGTGGTGGAACCGCTTCGGCCAGCCGGCACGGCTGCCGCGCTACTACGACGCCACCAGCTGGGCGATCGAGACCTGGTGGGTCAAACCGCAGGAGGCACGCTGA
- the fabI gene encoding enoyl-ACP reductase FabI, which produces MGFLQGKKILITGMISNRSIAYGIAQACHREGAELAFTYVVDKLEDRVREMAADFGSKLVYRCDVQNDADIEQLFVDLGKDWDGLDGLVHAIAFAPRESLEGDFLDALSREAFQIAHDVSAYSFPALAKAARPMMKGRNGALLTLSYLGAVRAIPHYNVMGLAKASLEASVRFMAASLGKDGHRVNGISAGPIKTLAASGISGFSKLLSIAANQSCLRRNVTTEEVGNTAAFLLSDLASGITGEITYVDGGFNINSMNVPEE; this is translated from the coding sequence ATGGGCTTCCTGCAAGGCAAAAAGATTCTGATTACCGGCATGATCTCCAACCGTTCCATCGCCTACGGCATTGCCCAGGCCTGTCATCGCGAAGGCGCGGAACTGGCGTTCACCTACGTGGTGGACAAATTGGAAGACCGTGTGCGGGAAATGGCCGCCGACTTCGGCAGCAAGCTGGTCTACCGCTGCGACGTGCAGAACGATGCCGACATTGAGCAACTGTTCGTCGACCTGGGCAAGGACTGGGACGGTCTGGACGGCCTGGTGCACGCCATCGCCTTCGCCCCGCGCGAATCGCTGGAAGGCGACTTCCTCGATGCGCTGAGCCGCGAAGCGTTCCAGATCGCTCATGACGTGTCCGCCTACAGCTTCCCGGCGCTGGCCAAGGCCGCTCGCCCGATGATGAAGGGCCGCAATGGCGCCCTGCTGACGCTGTCCTACCTCGGCGCCGTGCGCGCCATCCCGCACTACAACGTGATGGGGCTGGCCAAGGCCAGCCTGGAAGCCTCGGTGCGCTTCATGGCTGCCAGCCTCGGCAAGGACGGCCACCGCGTCAACGGCATTTCCGCCGGCCCGATCAAGACCCTGGCCGCCTCCGGCATCTCGGGCTTCTCCAAGCTGCTGTCGATCGCCGCCAACCAGTCCTGCCTGCGCCGCAACGTGACCACCGAAGAAGTCGGCAACACCGCCGCCTTCCTGCTGTCCGACCTGGCCTCCGGCATCACCGGCGAGATCACCTACGTGGACGGTGGTTTCAACATCAACTCGATGAACGTGCCGGAAGAGTAA
- a CDS encoding ABC transporter substrate-binding protein has product MPRRLPPLVLALLLTMPCLAAERVVLYGDQAYPPYSYLENGEFKGIYVDLLLAAAKRMAPDYRIELQPTPWRRGLAMLENGQALGLFPPYRRPERRYIDSYSIPLYRERVVVVCNRKAMNRPRRRFPEDFGDVVIGVNAGFALSGALVEARKRGQVQVEEANGTVANLRKLALDRIGCYTNDSLSIRYTLMRLKKEAVHSAELDTLSLHEVTELSGEEAYIGYSRHANPAHKADFIRKLDAVLQDLQRHGELDHLVAKYGS; this is encoded by the coding sequence ATGCCCCGCCGCCTCCCTCCCCTCGTCCTCGCCCTGCTGCTGACGATGCCCTGTCTGGCGGCCGAGCGGGTGGTGTTGTATGGCGACCAGGCTTATCCGCCCTATTCTTACCTCGAAAACGGAGAATTCAAGGGAATCTACGTCGACCTCCTGCTGGCGGCAGCAAAGCGCATGGCCCCGGACTACCGGATCGAGTTGCAGCCGACGCCATGGCGCCGTGGGCTGGCCATGCTGGAAAACGGCCAGGCGCTGGGATTGTTTCCCCCTTACCGACGACCTGAGCGCCGCTATATCGACTCTTACTCCATTCCGCTCTATCGCGAGCGAGTGGTGGTGGTGTGCAACCGCAAGGCGATGAACCGGCCTCGCCGCCGCTTCCCGGAGGACTTCGGCGACGTCGTCATCGGCGTCAATGCCGGTTTCGCGCTATCCGGGGCGTTGGTGGAGGCGCGCAAACGAGGGCAGGTGCAGGTGGAAGAAGCCAACGGGACGGTCGCCAACTTGCGCAAGTTGGCGCTCGACCGCATTGGCTGTTACACCAACGACAGCCTGTCGATCCGCTACACCCTCATGCGCCTGAAGAAAGAGGCCGTGCACTCTGCCGAACTCGACACGCTGTCCTTGCATGAAGTCACCGAGCTCTCCGGGGAGGAGGCTTATATCGGCTACAGCCGTCATGCCAACCCCGCCCACAAGGCCGACTTCATTCGCAAACTCGATGCTGTCCTGCAGGACCTGCAGCGGCACGGGGAGCTGGATCACCTCGTGGCGAAATATGGTTCCTGA
- a CDS encoding D-amino acid dehydrogenase codes for MKIIVLGAGVVGVTSAWYLSRQGHDVTVIDRQPEPALETSFANGGQISVSHAEPWANPHAPLKALRWLGKEDAPLLFRLRADPALLGWTLRFLRECRADRYKRNMRHVVALALYSRDCLKQLGSELAGRGGLQYDRLERGILHVYTDQAEYAKGIQAARLLGEFGCERRPVSAAQCLELEPALAPLGDRLVGGDFAADDESGDARQFTRQLAEHCRRAGVRFAFGQPLARLETEQGRIAAAVTSDGRRHVADAYVVALGSYGPALLRPLGISLPVYPVKGYSATFSLSESSVAPTVSLIDDEYKIVFSRLGNRLRVAGTAEIAGFNHDPNPIRCDLLVRRTRELFPQLNDHGEPEFWSGLRPVTPSAVPFIGRLRYPNLWVNTGHGTLGWTMACGSAEALSRLMEGHRPPFDFPFLN; via the coding sequence ATGAAAATCATCGTCCTGGGGGCCGGTGTAGTGGGAGTCACGTCGGCCTGGTACCTCTCCCGGCAAGGCCATGACGTCACCGTGATCGACCGCCAGCCCGAGCCGGCACTGGAAACCAGCTTTGCCAATGGCGGCCAGATCTCGGTCTCGCATGCCGAGCCGTGGGCGAATCCCCATGCCCCGCTGAAGGCCCTGCGCTGGCTGGGAAAAGAGGATGCGCCGCTGTTGTTCCGCTTGCGCGCCGACCCGGCCTTGCTCGGCTGGACGCTGCGTTTCCTGCGCGAGTGCCGCGCCGACCGCTACAAACGGAATATGCGGCACGTCGTCGCACTGGCGCTCTACAGTCGGGATTGCCTGAAACAGCTGGGCAGCGAACTGGCCGGACGTGGCGGACTCCAGTACGACCGGCTGGAGCGTGGCATCCTGCACGTCTACACCGATCAGGCGGAATACGCCAAGGGGATCCAGGCCGCGCGGCTGCTCGGCGAGTTCGGCTGCGAACGCCGCCCGGTCTCGGCCGCCCAATGCCTCGAACTCGAACCGGCGCTGGCGCCTCTCGGCGATCGGCTGGTGGGGGGCGACTTCGCCGCCGACGACGAATCGGGCGACGCCCGCCAGTTTACCCGGCAGCTCGCGGAGCACTGCCGGCGCGCCGGGGTGCGGTTTGCCTTCGGCCAACCCCTTGCCCGCCTCGAAACGGAGCAGGGGAGGATTGCGGCGGCGGTGACCTCCGACGGGCGTCGCCACGTCGCCGACGCCTACGTCGTGGCGCTGGGCAGCTACGGCCCGGCGCTGCTGCGGCCGCTGGGGATTTCCCTGCCGGTTTACCCGGTCAAGGGTTATTCGGCCACCTTTTCCCTGTCGGAATCGAGCGTCGCCCCCACGGTCAGTCTGATCGACGATGAATACAAGATCGTCTTTTCCCGCTTGGGAAATCGCCTGCGCGTGGCCGGCACCGCCGAGATCGCCGGTTTCAACCACGACCCCAACCCCATCCGCTGCGACCTGCTGGTGCGCCGCACCCGGGAGCTGTTCCCGCAGCTCAACGACCACGGCGAGCCCGAGTTCTGGAGCGGCTTGCGCCCCGTCACGCCCTCTGCGGTCCCCTTCATCGGCCGCTTGCGCTACCCCAACCTCTGGGTCAACACCGGTCACGGCACGCTGGGCTGGACCATGGCGTGCGGCTCGGCCGAGGCGTTGAGCCGCCTGATGGAAGGGCATCGTCCACCGTTCGATTTCCCCTTCCTGAACTGA
- a CDS encoding IclR family transcriptional regulator codes for MNDTPQTPKSEPARLDGDTPTLRLFALLEVIAEKDQFFTLQGLVEETGLPKPTLHRMLQQLESAGMLQRDGDGRHYSTGVRLRRMAENLLLNNTVHGARHAVLRQLVEEVGESCNITALSGSEVLYLDRVETPAPLRFYLHPGSRVPAHCSASGKLFLAQMSPSQRRRLLEHVPLERYTAKTLTDLGALEREIERVKRDGYAVDDEEFLPGLFCLAVLVPTPGGKSNTGIAIQAPVLRLTPDKALQLLPALQRAAAALAKIEAEAQAGAGRVEGSESPDPD; via the coding sequence ATGAACGACACACCACAGACCCCGAAGAGCGAACCGGCCCGGCTCGATGGCGACACGCCGACGCTGCGGCTGTTCGCGTTGTTGGAAGTGATCGCGGAAAAGGACCAGTTCTTCACGCTGCAAGGACTGGTGGAAGAAACCGGGCTGCCCAAGCCGACGCTGCACCGCATGCTGCAGCAACTGGAAAGCGCCGGGATGCTGCAACGCGACGGCGACGGGCGGCACTACAGCACCGGGGTGCGGCTGCGGCGCATGGCCGAGAACCTGCTGCTCAACAACACCGTGCACGGCGCGCGCCACGCGGTGCTGCGCCAACTGGTGGAAGAAGTGGGCGAAAGCTGCAACATCACCGCGCTGTCGGGCAGCGAAGTGCTGTACCTGGACCGGGTGGAAACCCCGGCGCCGCTGCGCTTCTACCTGCACCCCGGCTCGCGGGTGCCGGCGCACTGCTCGGCGAGCGGCAAGCTGTTCCTGGCGCAGATGAGCCCGAGCCAGCGGCGCCGGCTGCTGGAGCACGTGCCGCTGGAACGCTACACCGCGAAGACGCTGACCGACCTGGGGGCGCTGGAGCGGGAGATCGAGCGGGTGAAGCGGGACGGCTACGCGGTCGACGACGAGGAATTCCTGCCGGGGCTGTTCTGCCTGGCGGTGCTGGTGCCGACGCCGGGGGGCAAGTCCAACACCGGGATCGCGATCCAGGCGCCGGTGCTGCGGCTGACGCCGGACAAGGCGCTGCAGCTGCTGCCGGCGTTGCAGCGGGCGGCGGCGGCCTTGGCCAAGATCGAGGCCGAGGCCCAGGCTGGGGCCGGACGTGTGGAGGGGTCGGAATCGCCGGATCCGGATTAA